The nucleotide window GATTTATAGATGTTTTCAAATAATTATTAACATGACTTGAGGAGGTGATGGGAATCAGTGAAATTTTCAAATCATTGTTATTCTTTATTCTAGCAGGTTTATGCGAAATAGGCGGAGGATACCTTATATGGCTCTGGTTAAGAGAAGGCAGGGGCATTGAATTAGCATTTTTAGGGGCAATTATCTTAGTCCTTTACGGTGTTATCCCTACATTACAACCCGCTAATTTTGGAAGAGTCTACGCTGCTTATGGTGGTGTTTTTATTGCAATGGCTTTGATCTGGGGTTGGCAGATAGATAAGGTCATTCCGGATAAATTTGATATTATTGGTGCCAGTATAGCACTTATCGGAGTTTTTATCATCATGTACTGGCCTCGAAGTTAAACTTGAGTTGAAGTTAAACTTGAGTCGAAGTTAACCTTGATTAATTAGATCAATTAATTCTTAATTAAGTCTTAATGTCATTCATCACCGATGATAAACCCTTAAAAATAATGTAATCTAAAATTTATGATATAAAAACCCTTTAAATATTAAATTGTAAATAC belongs to uncultured Methanobacterium sp. and includes:
- a CDS encoding YnfA family protein, with translation MGISEIFKSLLFFILAGLCEIGGGYLIWLWLREGRGIELAFLGAIILVLYGVIPTLQPANFGRVYAAYGGVFIAMALIWGWQIDKVIPDKFDIIGASIALIGVFIIMYWPRS